The Anabas testudineus chromosome 14, fAnaTes1.2, whole genome shotgun sequence genome includes a region encoding these proteins:
- the LOC113170509 gene encoding periostin isoform X1, with protein MHPLPVVTLVLVALCSLGSVDSSAYDKIVYHSRIRAKNEGPNVCALQQVLGSKKKYFSTCKNWYKGSICGKKAMVVYECCPGYMKLEGMKGCTAVAPIDHVYGTLGLIKATTTQQYSDISKLREEIEGKGSFTMFAPSNEAWDQLEPEMRSALVSNVNIELYNALHFHMVNRRLLTKDMKDGMTLTSMYNDLGLYINHYPNGIVTVNCARIILGNQVATNGVVHVIDRVISAVGNTIRNVLDVTDELSSFSAAALASGVMDKLDRPGHFTLFAPTNEAFENLNPGYLERIMKDKTVIAALVNYHLLKSVQCSEAIMSGSVYETVEGGTIEIGCDGDSLTVNGIKMVLKKDIVTTNGVIHLIDQVLVPNSAKEVMELMGDSQATFTDMVSELGLAAAIGPKTEYTLLAPVNAAFTDKVMSIDQSLLKLILENHFLKLKVTLSELYNGQLLETLAGKMLRVFIYRTAVCIENACMVRGSKEGSNGALHLMKSLIKPADKSIYQLLIADGRFKIFLSLMETAGLTDLLKQEGSYTIFAPTDDAFNGLSKEDLALLKSDLTALRTILLYHFSNGIFINGGLEGGVTNLLKTLQGNNLQVMSVNSSIHVNSVGVPDSDLMATNGVIHVVKNVLYPADLPVGRQDLLVLLKKLIKYIQIKFVSGFKYTEIPLTFIKRTVTTTQYVGTVIEGDSSITKVTRVIEGEPSITKVTRVIEGEPSITKVTRVIEGEPSVTKVTRVIEGEPTITKVTRVIGTEPRVSTVVVEGEPVVTKVTRVIEAEPSVSKVTRVIEGKPTITKVTRVIEGGQFDADGKRIAGGARYTTANEPHVIEGPDFSRITTIHGNPSLIDEESERITKIIKEGGRFAAARRAPAGAKRRGRLVRRHHKPRE; from the exons ATGCATCCGCTGCCAGTGGTGACTTTAGTGCTGGTGGCACTTTGCTCTCTAGGGAGCGTGGATTCTTCAGCTTATGACAAGATAGTCTACCACAGTCGCATACGAGCCAAGAATGAAGG GCCCAATGTGTGCGCTCTGCAGCAGGTCCTGGGCAGCAAGAAGAAGTACTTCAGCACATGCAAGAACTGGTACAAAGGCTCCATCTGTGGCAAGAAGGC CATGGTCGTATATGAGTGTTGCCCTGGATACATGAAGCTGGAGGGCATGAAGGGATGTACTGCAG TGGCCCCAATTGACCATGTGTATGGTACACTGGGGCTAATAAAGGCTACGACCACACAGCAATACTCTGACATCTCCAAGCTGAGGGAGGAGATTGAAGGCAAAGGCTCTTTCACCATGTTTGCACCTAGCAATGAAGCCTGGGACCAGCTGGAACCT GAAATGCGGTCTGCACTGGTCAGCAACGTAAACATTGAGTTGTACAATGCTCTTCACTTCCATATGGTGAACCGCCGCCTTTTGaccaaagacatgaaagatggCATGACTCTAACTTCCATGTACAATGACCTGGGACTCTACATCAACCACTACCCAAATGGG ATTGTGACAGTGAACTGTGCTAGGATCATCCTCGGCAACCAGGTGGCCACAAACGGTGTGGTACATGTGATTGATCGAGTCATCAGTGCTGTTGGCAACACAATCAGGAACGTCCTGGATGTCACTGATGAGCTCTCCTCCTTCAGT GCCGCGGCTTTGGCTTCTGGTGTCATGGACAAACTGGACCGGCCGGGCCACTTTACTCTGTTCGCTCCCACTAATGAAGCTTTTGAGAACCTGAACCCAGGCTACTTGGAGCGTATCATGAAAGACAAGACTGTCATTGCAG CCCTGGTGAACTACCATCTGTTGAAGAGTGTCCAGTGTTCAGAAGCAATCATGTCAGGGTCAGTGTACGAGACCGTAGAGGGCGGCACCATAGAAATTGGCTGCGATGGTGACAGTCTGACAGTCAATGGCATCAAGATGGTGCTGAAGAAGGATATTGTCACCACCAATGGTGTCATCCACCTCATTGATCAGGTTCTTGTCCCTAACTCAG CCAAGGAAGTGATGGAGCTGATGGGAGACTCCCAGGCCACTTTTACTGACATGGTGTCTGAACTGGGCCTAGCTGCTGCCATTGGTCCAAAGACAGAGTACACACTTCTTGCTCCTGTCAATGCTGCCTTCACTG ACAAGGTTATGTCAATAGACCAGAGCCTGCTGAAACTTATTTTGGAGAACCATTTCTTGAAGCTGAAAGTCACTCTGAGTGAGCTCTACAATGGACAGCTGCTGGAAACACTGGCTGGCAAAATGCTCAGAGTCTTCATTTATCGCACT GCTGTGTGCATAGAAAATGCATGTATGGTGCGAGGCAGTAAAGAGGGAAGCAATGGAGCCCTCCATCTTATGAAGTCTCTCATCAAACCAGCAGACAAATCAATCTACCAGCTCCTTATTGCTGACGGACGCTTCAA GATTTTCCTGTCACTGATGGAGACTGCAGGTCTGACAGATCTTCTGAAACAGGAAGGCTCCTACACCATCTTTGCACCAACTGACGATGCGTTTAATGGCCTCAGCAAAGAGGACTTAGCTTTGCTCAAAA GTGATCTGACTGCTTTGAGAACCATTCTGCTGTACCATTTTAGTAACGGCATCTTCATCAATGGAGGACTAGAGGGAGGAGTTACCAATCTGCTTAAAACCCTCCAGGGAAACAATCTGCAAGTCATGTCT GTGAACAGCTCCATTCACGTCAACTCTGTGGGCGTTCCAGACAGTGATCTGATGGCAACAAATGGTGTGATCCATGTGGTGAAGAATGTTCTCTATCCTGCAG ACCTTCCTGTGGGCCGCCAAGACCTCCTGGTCCTCCTGAAGAAGCTGATTAAGTACATCCAGATAAAG TTTGTTTCTGGATTTAAATATACTGAGATCCCGCTCACTTTCATCA AGAGGACTGTCACAACTACTCAGTATGTTGGAACAG TCATTGAAGGAGATTCATCTATAACTAAGGTCACCAGGGTCATTGAAGGAGAGCCATCTATAACAAAGGTCACCAGGGTCATTGAAGGAGAGCCATCTATAACAAAGGTCACCAGGGTCATTGAAGGAGAGCCATCTGTAACAAAGGTCACCAGGGTCATTGAAGGCGAACCAACCATCACTAAGGTAACAAGAGTTATTGGAACCGAACCAAGAGTCTCTACAGTGGTTGTCGAGGGGGAGCCGGTTGTCACCAAGGTTACCAGGGTCATCGAGGCAGAGCCTTCTGTCTCTAAAGTAACAAGAGTCATTGAGGGGAAGCCAACCATTACCAAGGTTACAAGAGTTATTGAAG GTGGGCAATTTGATGCAGATGGAAAGAGAATTGCAG GTGGAGCCAGATACACCACGGCGAATGAACCTCATGTTATTGAGG GCCCGGACTTCTCTAGGATCACCACCATCCACGGCAACCCAAGTCTGATTGATGAGGAATCAGAGAGAATTACCAAGATCATTAAAG agggagggagattTGCTGCTGCCAGGAGAGCTCCAG CTGGagcaaagaggagagggaggctgGTCAGGCGTCATCACAAACCGAGGGAGTGA
- the LOC113170509 gene encoding periostin isoform X3 has product MHPLPVVTLVLVALCSLGSVDSSAYDKIVYHSRIRAKNEGPNVCALQQVLGSKKKYFSTCKNWYKGSICGKKAMVVYECCPGYMKLEGMKGCTAVAPIDHVYGTLGLIKATTTQQYSDISKLREEIEGKGSFTMFAPSNEAWDQLEPEMRSALVSNVNIELYNALHFHMVNRRLLTKDMKDGMTLTSMYNDLGLYINHYPNGIVTVNCARIILGNQVATNGVVHVIDRVISAVGNTIRNVLDVTDELSSFSAAALASGVMDKLDRPGHFTLFAPTNEAFENLNPGYLERIMKDKTVIAALVNYHLLKSVQCSEAIMSGSVYETVEGGTIEIGCDGDSLTVNGIKMVLKKDIVTTNGVIHLIDQVLVPNSAKEVMELMGDSQATFTDMVSELGLAAAIGPKTEYTLLAPVNAAFTDKVMSIDQSLLKLILENHFLKLKVTLSELYNGQLLETLAGKMLRVFIYRTAVCIENACMVRGSKEGSNGALHLMKSLIKPADKSIYQLLIADGRFKIFLSLMETAGLTDLLKQEGSYTIFAPTDDAFNGLSKEDLALLKSDLTALRTILLYHFSNGIFINGGLEGGVTNLLKTLQGNNLQVMSVNSSIHVNSVGVPDSDLMATNGVIHVVKNVLYPADLPVGRQDLLVLLKKLIKYIQIKFVSGFKYTEIPLTFIKRTVTTTQYVGTVIEGDSSITKVTRVIEGEPSITKVTRVIEGEPSITKVTRVIEGEPSVTKVTRVIEGEPTITKVTRVIGTEPRVSTVVVEGEPVVTKVTRVIEAEPSVSKVTRVIEGKPTITKVTRVIEGGQFDADGKRIAGPDFSRITTIHGNPSLIDEESERITKIIKEGGRFAAARRAPAGAKRRGRLVRRHHKPRE; this is encoded by the exons ATGCATCCGCTGCCAGTGGTGACTTTAGTGCTGGTGGCACTTTGCTCTCTAGGGAGCGTGGATTCTTCAGCTTATGACAAGATAGTCTACCACAGTCGCATACGAGCCAAGAATGAAGG GCCCAATGTGTGCGCTCTGCAGCAGGTCCTGGGCAGCAAGAAGAAGTACTTCAGCACATGCAAGAACTGGTACAAAGGCTCCATCTGTGGCAAGAAGGC CATGGTCGTATATGAGTGTTGCCCTGGATACATGAAGCTGGAGGGCATGAAGGGATGTACTGCAG TGGCCCCAATTGACCATGTGTATGGTACACTGGGGCTAATAAAGGCTACGACCACACAGCAATACTCTGACATCTCCAAGCTGAGGGAGGAGATTGAAGGCAAAGGCTCTTTCACCATGTTTGCACCTAGCAATGAAGCCTGGGACCAGCTGGAACCT GAAATGCGGTCTGCACTGGTCAGCAACGTAAACATTGAGTTGTACAATGCTCTTCACTTCCATATGGTGAACCGCCGCCTTTTGaccaaagacatgaaagatggCATGACTCTAACTTCCATGTACAATGACCTGGGACTCTACATCAACCACTACCCAAATGGG ATTGTGACAGTGAACTGTGCTAGGATCATCCTCGGCAACCAGGTGGCCACAAACGGTGTGGTACATGTGATTGATCGAGTCATCAGTGCTGTTGGCAACACAATCAGGAACGTCCTGGATGTCACTGATGAGCTCTCCTCCTTCAGT GCCGCGGCTTTGGCTTCTGGTGTCATGGACAAACTGGACCGGCCGGGCCACTTTACTCTGTTCGCTCCCACTAATGAAGCTTTTGAGAACCTGAACCCAGGCTACTTGGAGCGTATCATGAAAGACAAGACTGTCATTGCAG CCCTGGTGAACTACCATCTGTTGAAGAGTGTCCAGTGTTCAGAAGCAATCATGTCAGGGTCAGTGTACGAGACCGTAGAGGGCGGCACCATAGAAATTGGCTGCGATGGTGACAGTCTGACAGTCAATGGCATCAAGATGGTGCTGAAGAAGGATATTGTCACCACCAATGGTGTCATCCACCTCATTGATCAGGTTCTTGTCCCTAACTCAG CCAAGGAAGTGATGGAGCTGATGGGAGACTCCCAGGCCACTTTTACTGACATGGTGTCTGAACTGGGCCTAGCTGCTGCCATTGGTCCAAAGACAGAGTACACACTTCTTGCTCCTGTCAATGCTGCCTTCACTG ACAAGGTTATGTCAATAGACCAGAGCCTGCTGAAACTTATTTTGGAGAACCATTTCTTGAAGCTGAAAGTCACTCTGAGTGAGCTCTACAATGGACAGCTGCTGGAAACACTGGCTGGCAAAATGCTCAGAGTCTTCATTTATCGCACT GCTGTGTGCATAGAAAATGCATGTATGGTGCGAGGCAGTAAAGAGGGAAGCAATGGAGCCCTCCATCTTATGAAGTCTCTCATCAAACCAGCAGACAAATCAATCTACCAGCTCCTTATTGCTGACGGACGCTTCAA GATTTTCCTGTCACTGATGGAGACTGCAGGTCTGACAGATCTTCTGAAACAGGAAGGCTCCTACACCATCTTTGCACCAACTGACGATGCGTTTAATGGCCTCAGCAAAGAGGACTTAGCTTTGCTCAAAA GTGATCTGACTGCTTTGAGAACCATTCTGCTGTACCATTTTAGTAACGGCATCTTCATCAATGGAGGACTAGAGGGAGGAGTTACCAATCTGCTTAAAACCCTCCAGGGAAACAATCTGCAAGTCATGTCT GTGAACAGCTCCATTCACGTCAACTCTGTGGGCGTTCCAGACAGTGATCTGATGGCAACAAATGGTGTGATCCATGTGGTGAAGAATGTTCTCTATCCTGCAG ACCTTCCTGTGGGCCGCCAAGACCTCCTGGTCCTCCTGAAGAAGCTGATTAAGTACATCCAGATAAAG TTTGTTTCTGGATTTAAATATACTGAGATCCCGCTCACTTTCATCA AGAGGACTGTCACAACTACTCAGTATGTTGGAACAG TCATTGAAGGAGATTCATCTATAACTAAGGTCACCAGGGTCATTGAAGGAGAGCCATCTATAACAAAGGTCACCAGGGTCATTGAAGGAGAGCCATCTATAACAAAGGTCACCAGGGTCATTGAAGGAGAGCCATCTGTAACAAAGGTCACCAGGGTCATTGAAGGCGAACCAACCATCACTAAGGTAACAAGAGTTATTGGAACCGAACCAAGAGTCTCTACAGTGGTTGTCGAGGGGGAGCCGGTTGTCACCAAGGTTACCAGGGTCATCGAGGCAGAGCCTTCTGTCTCTAAAGTAACAAGAGTCATTGAGGGGAAGCCAACCATTACCAAGGTTACAAGAGTTATTGAAG GTGGGCAATTTGATGCAGATGGAAAGAGAATTGCAG GCCCGGACTTCTCTAGGATCACCACCATCCACGGCAACCCAAGTCTGATTGATGAGGAATCAGAGAGAATTACCAAGATCATTAAAG agggagggagattTGCTGCTGCCAGGAGAGCTCCAG CTGGagcaaagaggagagggaggctgGTCAGGCGTCATCACAAACCGAGGGAGTGA
- the LOC113170509 gene encoding periostin isoform X2 → MHPLPVVTLVLVALCSLGSVDSSAYDKIVYHSRIRAKNEGPNVCALQQVLGSKKKYFSTCKNWYKGSICGKKAMVVYECCPGYMKLEGMKGCTAVAPIDHVYGTLGLIKATTTQQYSDISKLREEIEGKGSFTMFAPSNEAWDQLEPEMRSALVSNVNIELYNALHFHMVNRRLLTKDMKDGMTLTSMYNDLGLYINHYPNGIVTVNCARIILGNQVATNGVVHVIDRVISAVGNTIRNVLDVTDELSSFSAAALASGVMDKLDRPGHFTLFAPTNEAFENLNPGYLERIMKDKTVIAALVNYHLLKSVQCSEAIMSGSVYETVEGGTIEIGCDGDSLTVNGIKMVLKKDIVTTNGVIHLIDQVLVPNSAKEVMELMGDSQATFTDMVSELGLAAAIGPKTEYTLLAPVNAAFTDKVMSIDQSLLKLILENHFLKLKVTLSELYNGQLLETLAGKMLRVFIYRTAVCIENACMVRGSKEGSNGALHLMKSLIKPADKSIYQLLIADGRFKIFLSLMETAGLTDLLKQEGSYTIFAPTDDAFNGLSKEDLALLKSDLTALRTILLYHFSNGIFINGGLEGGVTNLLKTLQGNNLQVMSVNSSIHVNSVGVPDSDLMATNGVIHVVKNVLYPADLPVGRQDLLVLLKKLIKYIQIKFVSGFKYTEIPLTFIKRTVTTTQYVGTVIEGDSSITKVTRVIEGEPSITKVTRVIEGEPSVTKVTRVIEGEPTITKVTRVIGTEPRVSTVVVEGEPVVTKVTRVIEAEPSVSKVTRVIEGKPTITKVTRVIEGGQFDADGKRIAGGARYTTANEPHVIEGPDFSRITTIHGNPSLIDEESERITKIIKEGGRFAAARRAPAGAKRRGRLVRRHHKPRE, encoded by the exons ATGCATCCGCTGCCAGTGGTGACTTTAGTGCTGGTGGCACTTTGCTCTCTAGGGAGCGTGGATTCTTCAGCTTATGACAAGATAGTCTACCACAGTCGCATACGAGCCAAGAATGAAGG GCCCAATGTGTGCGCTCTGCAGCAGGTCCTGGGCAGCAAGAAGAAGTACTTCAGCACATGCAAGAACTGGTACAAAGGCTCCATCTGTGGCAAGAAGGC CATGGTCGTATATGAGTGTTGCCCTGGATACATGAAGCTGGAGGGCATGAAGGGATGTACTGCAG TGGCCCCAATTGACCATGTGTATGGTACACTGGGGCTAATAAAGGCTACGACCACACAGCAATACTCTGACATCTCCAAGCTGAGGGAGGAGATTGAAGGCAAAGGCTCTTTCACCATGTTTGCACCTAGCAATGAAGCCTGGGACCAGCTGGAACCT GAAATGCGGTCTGCACTGGTCAGCAACGTAAACATTGAGTTGTACAATGCTCTTCACTTCCATATGGTGAACCGCCGCCTTTTGaccaaagacatgaaagatggCATGACTCTAACTTCCATGTACAATGACCTGGGACTCTACATCAACCACTACCCAAATGGG ATTGTGACAGTGAACTGTGCTAGGATCATCCTCGGCAACCAGGTGGCCACAAACGGTGTGGTACATGTGATTGATCGAGTCATCAGTGCTGTTGGCAACACAATCAGGAACGTCCTGGATGTCACTGATGAGCTCTCCTCCTTCAGT GCCGCGGCTTTGGCTTCTGGTGTCATGGACAAACTGGACCGGCCGGGCCACTTTACTCTGTTCGCTCCCACTAATGAAGCTTTTGAGAACCTGAACCCAGGCTACTTGGAGCGTATCATGAAAGACAAGACTGTCATTGCAG CCCTGGTGAACTACCATCTGTTGAAGAGTGTCCAGTGTTCAGAAGCAATCATGTCAGGGTCAGTGTACGAGACCGTAGAGGGCGGCACCATAGAAATTGGCTGCGATGGTGACAGTCTGACAGTCAATGGCATCAAGATGGTGCTGAAGAAGGATATTGTCACCACCAATGGTGTCATCCACCTCATTGATCAGGTTCTTGTCCCTAACTCAG CCAAGGAAGTGATGGAGCTGATGGGAGACTCCCAGGCCACTTTTACTGACATGGTGTCTGAACTGGGCCTAGCTGCTGCCATTGGTCCAAAGACAGAGTACACACTTCTTGCTCCTGTCAATGCTGCCTTCACTG ACAAGGTTATGTCAATAGACCAGAGCCTGCTGAAACTTATTTTGGAGAACCATTTCTTGAAGCTGAAAGTCACTCTGAGTGAGCTCTACAATGGACAGCTGCTGGAAACACTGGCTGGCAAAATGCTCAGAGTCTTCATTTATCGCACT GCTGTGTGCATAGAAAATGCATGTATGGTGCGAGGCAGTAAAGAGGGAAGCAATGGAGCCCTCCATCTTATGAAGTCTCTCATCAAACCAGCAGACAAATCAATCTACCAGCTCCTTATTGCTGACGGACGCTTCAA GATTTTCCTGTCACTGATGGAGACTGCAGGTCTGACAGATCTTCTGAAACAGGAAGGCTCCTACACCATCTTTGCACCAACTGACGATGCGTTTAATGGCCTCAGCAAAGAGGACTTAGCTTTGCTCAAAA GTGATCTGACTGCTTTGAGAACCATTCTGCTGTACCATTTTAGTAACGGCATCTTCATCAATGGAGGACTAGAGGGAGGAGTTACCAATCTGCTTAAAACCCTCCAGGGAAACAATCTGCAAGTCATGTCT GTGAACAGCTCCATTCACGTCAACTCTGTGGGCGTTCCAGACAGTGATCTGATGGCAACAAATGGTGTGATCCATGTGGTGAAGAATGTTCTCTATCCTGCAG ACCTTCCTGTGGGCCGCCAAGACCTCCTGGTCCTCCTGAAGAAGCTGATTAAGTACATCCAGATAAAG TTTGTTTCTGGATTTAAATATACTGAGATCCCGCTCACTTTCATCA AGAGGACTGTCACAACTACTCAGTATGTTGGAACAG TCATTGAAGGAGATTCATCTATAACTAAG GTCACCAGGGTCATTGAAGGAGAGCCATCTATAACAAAGGTCACCAGGGTCATTGAAGGAGAGCCATCTGTAACAAAGGTCACCAGGGTCATTGAAGGCGAACCAACCATCACTAAGGTAACAAGAGTTATTGGAACCGAACCAAGAGTCTCTACAGTGGTTGTCGAGGGGGAGCCGGTTGTCACCAAGGTTACCAGGGTCATCGAGGCAGAGCCTTCTGTCTCTAAAGTAACAAGAGTCATTGAGGGGAAGCCAACCATTACCAAGGTTACAAGAGTTATTGAAG GTGGGCAATTTGATGCAGATGGAAAGAGAATTGCAG GTGGAGCCAGATACACCACGGCGAATGAACCTCATGTTATTGAGG GCCCGGACTTCTCTAGGATCACCACCATCCACGGCAACCCAAGTCTGATTGATGAGGAATCAGAGAGAATTACCAAGATCATTAAAG agggagggagattTGCTGCTGCCAGGAGAGCTCCAG CTGGagcaaagaggagagggaggctgGTCAGGCGTCATCACAAACCGAGGGAGTGA